The Stenotrophomonas sp. ASS1 genome segment ACGATGGCCGAAGCGGCCACGCTGGTCAGCGATTTCAACTCCATGGCAGAACGGCTGAGCCGGATGTCCGAGAACCGGGTGTTCTGGAACGCGGCGATCGCGCATGAACTGCGCACGCCGATGACCATCCTGCGCGGCCGCCTGCAGGGCATCGCCGAAGGCGTGTTCGAGCCTGGCCCGGAGCAGTTCAACAGCATGCTCACCCAGCTGGAAGGCCTCACCCGCATCATCGAGGACCTGCGCGTGGTCAGCCTGGCCGAGAGTGGCCACCTGGATCTGCGCCTGCAGCGCAGCGATGTCAGTGTGCAGGTGGCCGCGGTGGTTGAAGCGATGTCCGAGGCACTGACCGAGAGTGGTTTCTCGGTGACATTGGACGCACGACCTTCGCTGGCCGACTGCGATCCTGCACGCATCCGCCAGGCAGTACTGGCACTGTTGGAGAATGCGCGCCGCCATGCCATTCCCTGCCCGCTGCGGGTGTACGTGACGCTGGCCGAAGGCCATTGCACCGTCACGGTGGAAGATAGCGGCCCCGGCGTGCCGGACGACCTTCGCGACAGCATCTTCGAAGCCTTCCAGCGCACGGATGTCTCGCGTTCGCGGCAGAGTGGTGGCTCCGGGCTTGGCCTGGCCGTGGTGCGTGCGATTGCCGTGGCCCATCACGGAACAGCGCTATGCCGGGCCACCGAACGTGGTGGCAGTGCCTTCGAAATCCGCTGGCCGGTGCATGCCCGCCGTTGAGGCGGTAGACACTGCCCTGGTAGCGGCCCACCTTGGTGGACATTCGCATCGCTGAACGGCGCCGGTTTCTCCACGCAATCTCCATCGTCCCTCCATGCCTTCTCCAAAGGGCTGCAGATACTGGGCGCGATCCGGGAGATGGCAGGCATCCGTCCCCTGCCCTGACTCCGACCCACCCAGGCATCCCCATGCCCCCCCCACACGATCCGGCGGCCGCCGCCGGCAGCATCGGCCAGCAGAACGCGGCCGCCACTCTCAAGGCCATCCTGCGAACCTATCCGTGGCAGCTCACCGGCACCTTTTCGCTGGTGGCGCTGGAAAATGCGCTGCTGCTGGCGTATCCGCTGTTTGCCGGCTTCGCGGTGGACGCGATCATCCGCGGCAACATCGGCCATGCCATTTCCTACGCCGGCGTGGTGCTGCTGTTCTGGCTGGTCGGTGCTGCCCGCCGTGCGGTCGATACCCGTACCTTCACCCGCATCTATGCCGACCTGGCGGTGAACGTGGTGCAGGCGCAGCGCAGGCTGGGCCACGCCACCTCCACCTCGGCCGCGCGTGTTGTGCTGGCCCGTGAGTTCGTCGACTTCTTCGAAAAGCACGTGCCGATCATCGCCACCGCGCTCGTATCAATGTTTGGTGCGGCGGTGATGCTGCTGGTGATCGAACCGCTGGTGGGCGCCGCGAGCCTGATCGCCCTGCTCGGCGCAGTGTTGTTGATGCCGTCGTTCGCACGCCGCAACGAGCAGCTGCATGGACGCCTGAACAACCGGCTGGAACATGAGATCCGCCTGGTCG includes the following:
- a CDS encoding ABC transporter six-transmembrane domain-containing protein — translated: MPPPHDPAAAAGSIGQQNAAATLKAILRTYPWQLTGTFSLVALENALLLAYPLFAGFAVDAIIRGNIGHAISYAGVVLLFWLVGAARRAVDTRTFTRIYADLAVNVVQAQRRLGHATSTSAARVVLAREFVDFFEKHVPIIATALVSMFGAAVMLLVIEPLVGAASLIALLGAVLLMPSFARRNEQLHGRLNNRLEHEIRLVDRVSPSVLRRHYTTLSRLRILLSDREAGAFVVVGAAAAVLFALTIGRLATTDGVTPGHVYAVMTYLWTFVGSLDDAPSMVDQLARLKDIGRRVSPGMEDAEHKDAA
- a CDS encoding ATP-binding protein encodes the protein MNPKGKSIGRQITLSITVASLCSTVLSISGFYLFYYLMEVFYPRWYDEPETIMPSGLEWLWIGLTATVVVIFATLVASRLTRRIITPLNSVAESLRRVASGDLEARARGGDTTMAEAATLVSDFNSMAERLSRMSENRVFWNAAIAHELRTPMTILRGRLQGIAEGVFEPGPEQFNSMLTQLEGLTRIIEDLRVVSLAESGHLDLRLQRSDVSVQVAAVVEAMSEALTESGFSVTLDARPSLADCDPARIRQAVLALLENARRHAIPCPLRVYVTLAEGHCTVTVEDSGPGVPDDLRDSIFEAFQRTDVSRSRQSGGSGLGLAVVRAIAVAHHGTALCRATERGGSAFEIRWPVHARR